From the genome of Pungitius pungitius chromosome 21, fPunPun2.1, whole genome shotgun sequence, one region includes:
- the LOC119213108 gene encoding proteasome activator complex subunit 4B-like, whose amino-acid sequence MDGFVSQREVVYNGLLPYSDRLEQEATELLAEIKANLSRAVLLRELWPGVAFWSRKLFSFLKLYGRRFSKEDHILFIKLLYELVTLPNLEPHMMQSYARLLIQLLKKKELLSRDDLQLPWRPLYDLYESVIYSKTEHLGLIWFPNSVDHILKALIKSCRLYFPPSSTKEMLDEWRPLMCVFDIIMQKAVSNMELFLPTIMPPEEHSQGFQLWFDELITLWVSVQNQPSWEGPLVNLFARLANDDIGYVDWSPYIPTIFTRILRSLNIPVGVNHMVAPRYLINSYDIGHMVLWITALLGGPGNPAQKELTCLFNSIASFYHPSNHGRWQSRLMRLLQRLPASVVRRVHRERHAPPSWITLVPEGQRLTDGDLQEFTCSLTGAALLAMFSKTGSTDAAYALQNLALLTPDLVIPPVLEKTYAAMETLTEPHTLTATLSCMIGMARSLVSLNNHYPEGRGHVLPLLMGSLPGIDPNDFSKSMITFQFIATFTTLVPLADCSSAPSQHKDLTEIEKTLCFASAEFEDFVLQFLDRCFALIDSSTLEQTRDEMETDTQTHLESLVELGLSSTVSTILTQCSTEIYKMALQKVYNFATFNIFETCVSGRMVADMCRAAAKCHPAESLRLFVPHCCSAIFQITDNEELQCEDGLDKELLWNLQLLSEVTHVDGEQLLKYQGDLERILCVCVRLRCKRAYTLACSLLEHTLRSLSLIYPTEYRSTSGGFDTDLPIWDWGRAGDVADLGVCWHVPDQEEENFVFQLLSCLLHPELHRIQGHVSGDQPMSREELLQSLAIVQHCLLGAGSMLPPLDGPHVSDLVPSMINLGEIKLHIGVTYDDSRENYRESICQTMRLLLHHILDHSEDDTKSLFVIISIISDLMFFRGTHKKEFDSRWKSYTLVKKSMENRLHGKKQHIRALLIDRVLLQHEMRKLVVDGSEYKVVHQELLCDLLLLSTSTYSQVRSRAQHVLTTAVGTFSFSYRDLVPRILQLLSPQHTTGTQQQFKGALYCLLGLLSGPYPASARDWDCVGEMWPALVRCGLSPSLTLEDPSIGGLLDDVTDRIHRQHDTIGIYFTVSESCVEIANQIMQTKNPRPCLEAESVEALEEGLQRQQIRNVVAPRKYEKLVNDLLDCLEDSNLTWKFEYMATDLLALQLREDHPLPPDAVLFFTQGLIHDSICVRKVAISAMAGILKQLKRPRKKVAVKPSDISGIEDPQGVCVGDREGNRWLQYDSKNLPLSEQQWDSQPFVEKTHCGYYLWPREMMIHASSERPKDDLSYEEMTEGEKIIFEYFSDSEFIDRLIGFLSLEDRKGKDSFNPRRYCLFKGLFCNYGDVFLPLLWPHLEQLASDPHESSQRCVSEITAGLIRGSKLWSFSKVERLWQLLCPLIRTALTNITVETYTDWGTCIATACEGRDPRKLHWLFELLMESPLSGESGSFRDASLLYVLQGGLAQQQWRVAELLHRLLTYLEPKLTHVYKNVRERIGSVLTYIFMIDVALPHTRPTSSPHVAEFVTRVLERLKPLTAEAEIHNHVHEDNTQGTDERTQAVKLLKTVLKWLMASAGRTFTTPVQQQLQLLPLLFKIAPVEIDESYDEMKQDARTCLSLMSQGLLYPEQIPLVLAVLEEMAGSRSWHARYSVLTYLQIMVFYNLFTLLNLPPEVLGVRKLVMQLLLDEQLEVRDMAGTTLSGLLQCQFFPLDPSLQTQLQTLSQTRLPKARGELASTDLVRCHAGVLGLSACILSSPYDVPEWMPQILMDLSNHLNDPQPIEMTVKKTLSEFRRTHHDNWQEHRQSFTDDQLLVLTDLLVSPCYYA is encoded by the exons ATGGATGGGTTTGTCTCTCAAAGGGAGGTTGTGTATAACGGCCTGCTGCCGTACTCCGACCGGTTGGAGCAGGAGGCCACGGAGCTGCTGGCGGAGATCAAGGCGAACCTCTCCAGGGCCGTCCTTCTCAGGGAGCTGTGGCCCGGGGTCGCCTTTTGGTCCAGGAAGCTCTTCTC GTTTCTGAAGCTGTACGGCCGCAGGTTCAGCAAGGAAGACCATATTCTCTTCATCAAGCTCCTCTATGAGTTGGTCACCCTGCCGAACCTGGAGCCTCACATGATGCAGAGCTATGCCAGGCTGCTCATTCAGCTTCTCAA gAAGAAGGAACTGCTGTCAAGGGATGACCTACAGTTGCCGTGGCGACCGCTTTATGATCTGTACGAGAGTGTCATCTACTCCAAAACGGAGCATCTTGGGCTCATCTGGTTTCCCAA CTCAGTGGACCACATTTTGAAGGCTTTGATCAAAAGCTGCAGACT GTATTTCCCACCGTCCTCCACAAAGGAGATGCTAGATGAGTGGCGCCCCCTCATGTGCGTGTTTGACATAATCATGCAGAAGGCCGTCAGCAACATGGAGCTGTTCCTGCCCACCATCATGCCGCCGGAGGAACACAGCCAGGGCTTCCA GTTGTGGTTTGATGAGTTAATCACTCTTTGGGTGTCAGTGCAAAATCAGCCAAGCTGGGAAGGg CCATTGGTGAACCTGTTTGCTCGCCTCGCCAATGATGACATCGGCTACGTGGACTGGAGCCCCTATATTCCTACG ATCTTCACCAGGATCCTGCGCAGTCTAAACATTCCAGTGGGGGTCAATCACATGGTGGCACCGCGCTATCTCATCAACTCCTATGACATCGGACACATGGTGTTGTGGATCACAGCTCTTCTG GGAGGACCAGGAAATCCAGCACAGAAGGAGCTGACCTGCCTCTTCAACAGCATTGCCTCCTTCTACCATCCCTCCAATCATGGTCGCTGGCAA TCCCGGCTGATGCGCCTGCTTCAGCGGCTCCCCGCCAGCGTTGTGCGCCGTGTGCACCGGGAACGTCACGCGCCCCCCAGCTGGATCACGCTGGTCCCTGAGGGCCAAAGGCTGACTGATGGAGACTTGCAGGAGTTCACCTGTAGCCTCACCGGTGCCGCCCTGCTGGCCATGTTCAG TAAAACCGGCAGTACGGATGCAGCCTACGCTCTTCAGAACCTCGCTCTCCTCACACCAGATCTCGTCATACCACCTGTACTTGAGAA GACCTACGCAGCGATGGAGACCTTGACGGAGCCCCACACCCTCACCGCCACTCTCAGTTGCATGATTGGCATGGCTCGCAGCCTGGTTTCCCTGAACAACCATTACCCAGAGGGCCGCGGCCATGTGCTCCCACTGCTCATGGGCTCTCTGCCGGGGATTGACCCAAACGACTTTAGCAAATCCATG ATAACGTTCCAGTTCATTGCCACTTTCACCACTCTGGTGCCTTTAGCGGATtgttcgtcggctccttctcaACACAAGGATCTcacagag ATTGAGAAAACTCTGTGTTTTGCATCAGCTGAGTTTGAAGACTTCGTTCTCCAGTTTCTGGACAG GTGTTTTGCTCTGATAGACAGCAGCACCCTGGAACAGACGAGAGACGAGATGGAGACGGATACGCAGACTCATCTGGAGAGCCTGGTGGAGTTGGGCCTGTCCTCCACTGTTAGCACCATCCTAACACAATGCTCCACAGAAATATACAAG ATGGCGTTGCAGAAGGTGTATAACTTTGCCACTTTCAACATCTTTGAGACGTGTGTGTCAGGCAGGATGGTGGCTGACATgtgcagagctgcagcaaag TGCCATCCCGCCGAGTCTCTCCGTCTGTTTGTCCCTCACTGTTGCAGCGCCATTTTCCAAATTACTGACA atgaggAGCTGCAGTGTGAAGACGGATTGGATAAGGAACTGTTGTGGAATCTCCAGCTGCTCTCTGAG gTAACCCATGTGGATGGTGAACAGCTGTTAAAATACCAGGGGGACTTGGAAcggatcctgtgtgtgtgtgtgcgtctgcgctGCAAACGGGCGTACACACTCGCCTGCAGTCTGCTGGAGCACACACTCCGGTCGCTGTCCCTGATCTATCCCACCGAGTACCGCAGCACCTCTGGGGGTTTTGATACTGACCTCCCGATATGG gaCTGGGGCAGAGCTGGAGATGTGGCAGATTTGGGTGTGTGTTGGCACGTACCTGATCAGGAAGAGGAAAACTTTGTTTTCCAGCTGTTGTCCTGCCTCCTGCACCCTGAGCTGCATCGAATCCAGGGCCACGTCTCTGGAGATCAGCCAATGAGCAG GGAGGAGCTGTTGCAGAGTCTTGCTATTGTGCAGCACTGCCTTCTCGGTGCTGGATCCATGCTGCCCCCTCTGGATGGGCCACACGTATCTGACCT AGTGCCATCCATGATAAATCTGGGGGAGATCAAACTGCACATAGGTGTCACCTACG ATGATTCACGGGAGAACTACAGAGAGTCCATCTGCCAAACCATGAGACTGCTGCTAC ATCACATCTTGGATCACTCGGAAGATGACACAAAGTCGCTCTTCGTCATTATTTCG ATCATCAGTGACCTCATGTTTTTCCGAGGAACTCACAAGAAGGAGTTTGACTCACGGTGGAAAAGCTACACACTCGTCAAGAAGTCCATGGAAAACAGG CTCCATGGGAAAAAGCAGCACATCAGAGCACTGCTCATCGACCGAGTGCTACTCCAGCATGAG ATGAGGAAGCTGGTGGTTGATGGCAGTGAATACAAAGTGGTTCATCAGGAGCTGCTCTGtgatctgctgctgctttctacCAGCACTTACAGCCAG gtacGTAGCAGGGCCCAGCATGTTCTGACGACCGCAGTGGGAACATTTAGCTTCTCCTACAGGGACCTGGTTCCCCGAATCCTGCAACTGCTCTCGCCACAACACACCACTGGGACACAACAGCAGTTTAAG GGTGCTCTGTACTGCCTGCTGGGTCTGCTCAGCGGTCCCTATCCAGCCAGTGCAAGGGACTGGGACTGTGTCGGGGAGATGTGGCCTGCTTTGGTCCGCTGTGGCCTGTCGCCATCCTTGACCTTGGAGGACCCGTCCATTGGCGGGCTGCTCGACGACGTCACTGACCGCATCCACCGCCAGCACGACACCATAGGGATCTATTTCACT gtgTCGGAGTCATGTGTGGAGATAGCCAATCAAATCATGCAGACTAAAAATCCCAGGCCTTGTCTAGAGGCAGAGTCCGTAGAGGCGCTGGAAGAAGGGCTTCAACGTCAGCAAATCAGAAACGTCGTTGCTCCAAG GAAATATGAGAAGCTGGTCAATGATCTCCTGGACTGCCTTGAAGACAGTAACTT gacCTGGAAGTTTGAGTACATGGCCACAGACTTGTTGGCCCTCCAACTGAGAGAAGATCACCCTCTTCCTCCTGATGCCGTCCTCTTCTTCACGCAGGGCCTCATACATGACTCCATTTGCGTACGCAAG GTGGCAATTTCAGCAATGGCTGGTATCCTGAAACAGCTAAAGCGACCAAGAAAGAAAGTTGCTGTGAAGCCGTCAGATATCA GCGGCATAGAGGAtccacaaggtgtgtgtgttggggatcGCGAGGGGAATCGCTGGCTGCAGTACGACAGCAAAAACCTCCCTCTAAGTGAGCAGCAGTGGGATTCTCAGCCGTTTGTGGAGAAGACTCACTGTGGCTACTACTTGTGGCCGAG GGAGATGATGATCCATGCATCTTCAGAGAGGCCAAAAGATGACCTGTCGTACGAAGAGATGACTGAG GGCGAGAAGATCATCTTTGAATACTTCTCGGACTCAGAGTTTATTGACCGGCTTATCGGATTTCTCTCTCTAGAGGATCGGAAAGGAAAAGACAGCTTTAATCCCCGACGCTACTGTCTCTTTAAG gggCTGTTTTGTAACTATGGAGACGTGTTCCTGCCATTATTGTGGCCTCACCTAGAGCAGCTTGCCAGCGACCCCCATGAGAGCTCCCAGCGCTGTGTGAGTGAGATTACTGCAGGACTAATCAGAGGCAGCAAACTCTGGAGTTTCAGCAAG GTGGAAAGGCTATGGCAGCTTTTGTGCCCTTTGATCAGGACAGCATTAACCAACATCACTGTGGAGACCTACACGGACTGGGGAACCTGCATCGCTACCGCCTGT GAGGGCCGGGACCCCAGAAAACTCCACTGGCTGTTTGAGCTGCTGATGGAGAGCCCGCTGAGTGGAGAGAGTGGCTCGTTCAGGGATGCCAg cTTGCTGTATGTGCTGCAGGGAGGTCTCGCCCAGCAGCAGTGGAGAGTCGCTGAACTACTGCACAGGCTGCTGACTTACCTGGAGCCCAAACTCACCCATGTGTATAAGAATGTTAGGGAGCGCATTGGAAG TGTCTTGACCTATATCTTCATGATAGACGTGGCCCTGCCCCACACCCgacccacctcctccccccacgtGGCAGAGTTTGTCACTCGAGTCCTAGAGCGGCTCAAGCCCCTCACGGCGGAGGCGGAGATCCACAACCACGTCCACGAGGATAACACCCAGGGGACGGACGAGCGCACCCAGGCTGTCAAACTGCTCAAGACGG TGTTGAAATGGTTGATGGCGAGCGCAGGGCGGACCTTTACCACTCCTGTTCAGCAGCAACTTCAGCTCCTGCCTCTACTCTTCAAA atTGCCCCGGTGGAGATTGATGAGAGCTATGATGAGATGAAGCAGGATGCTCGCACGTGCCTCTCTCTCATGTCCCAGGGCCTGCTGTATCCTGAGCAAATCCCTCTGGTTCTGGCAGTGCTGGAAGAG ATGGCAGGCAGCAGATCATGGCATGCACGCTACTCAGTGCTGACCTACCTCCAGATCATGGTTTTCTACAACTTGTTTACCCTGCTAAATTTGCCTCCCGAAGTGCTCGGCGTCCGAAAGCTAGTGATGCAGCTGCTGCTTGATGAACAGCTCGAG GTGAGGGACATGGCAGGCACCACCCTCAGTGGTTTATTGCAGTGCCAGTTCTTCCCTTTGGACCCCAGTCTGCAGACACAGCTCCAGACGCTTAGTCAGACTCGCCTCCCCAAGGCAAGAGGAGAGCTGGCCtccacag aCCTAGTGCGTTGCCATGCTGGAGTGCTCGGCCTCAGTGCGTGCATCCTATCGAGCCCCTACGATGTCCCAGAATGGATGCCTCAGATACTGATGGACCTGAGCAACCATCTCAACGACCCACAGCCAATagag ATGACGGTGAAGAAGACCCTGTCGGAGTTCAGGCGTACTCACCATGATAACTGGCAGGAGCATCGGCAGAGCTTCACCGACGACCAGCTGCTCGTGCTCACAGACCTGCTGGTGTCGCCCTGTTACTACGCCTAG